The segment acccaccgaacccgcgccgaccagcgatgcctcccgtacactagcagtatcctacacgcacacacacacacacgcacacacacgcacacacacacacacacacacacacactagggacaatctacaatttacggaagcctatcttgattagtacgggcatcaggggttatggggagaaggcaggagaattgggttaggagggagagatagatcagccatgattgaatggtggagtttttttgtcaaccttcgattttccagcatctgcagttccttcttaaacaaatggatgggacaagtttggagggatatggaccaaacgcaggcaggtgggactagactagactgattgctgggatgtcaggactttcatatgaagaaagactggatggactcggcttgtacacgctggaatttagaagattgaggggggatcttatagaaacttacaaaattcttaaggggttggacaggctagatgcaggaagattattcccgatgttggggaagtccagaactagaggtcacagtttaaggataagagggaagtcttttaggaccgagatgagaaaatcattttttacacagagtggtgaatctctggaattctctgccacagaaggtagttgaggccacagttcattggctatatttaagagggagttagatgtggcccttgtggctaaagggatcaggggtatggagagaaggcaggtatgggatactgagttggatgatcagccatgatcatattgaatggcggtgcaggctcgaagggccgaatggcctactcctgcacctattgtctatgttttcatGTTTCTAGAGTaggtgggacgtgttggccggtgtgggcaagctgggccagaGGGGAGCCTGTTTCAATGGTGTTATCACTCGATGacctgtatttatttatttttatttttaaaattttttatttatttatttatttattatttttttttaaaaagaattatttttattagaagtacggtaagttacaataatacacaacacgtatgtcttaatacattttttgtaccgcttcattttttaagctttaagaaaaagatagaagtaaaggaagtaaggaaagtgcgcaagtgtcgtgaaggtgcaagagagtgttgagaaaagaaagccccttagaaaagaagttagagaaggaagtaaagaaagaaagtagaccctagaaaagaaggaaaaagaaaggagaaacaatcgctctattataacattaaactccgcagaaaggggactaccaaccaagtctgtttttgttgttttacaagatcctggcaccatttatttatttatttatttattttttagattgctattgcacctcatgcttgtaatagttccaaaaacgtagaccacgccttttggaaatggtctactttgcctgctaagaggaatctcatctcttccagatgtagtgtttcaaacatatctgatatccacatttttattgttggtgtgggcgcatttttccagaatttaagaataagcttttttccccattattagcccgtaattgagtaaattcttctgaaacacgtttagttcagggttaccttccgatattccaaaaataatccattctggttttggtaccagttttattttaattaattttgtaaagatgtcaaatatttcattccagaatttttgtatttttgtacaaaaaacgaaagaatgcgctatggtagcttcttgacacagacatttatcacagatgggtgaaacattagggaagagtttatttattttagtttttgaataatatagtctatgtaatgttttgaattggatgagagtatgtcgtacgttgatcgaacatttatgcatctGTATTTAAACACCATACCTGCATCAGTTCGCAGATGGCCAATATATCCCCCAGTGTGATCTCCTCACCGCAAAGGAAGGGCTGGTTCTTCAGGTACATGCATTCCAATTTATCCAGGGTGACGCTTAGTTCCCGCAGGGCTTTGTCCAACTTGTCCGTATCCACCGGCTGTCCGGACATGTTGGGTATCAGAACCTGCACGACAATGTTACGCAAAAAGTTACGAAAGTCACTGCGATTATTTTTGTTGGCCCCTTGACCCCATCGAGTCCCAGTTccatgtacaggaaggaactgcaggtgctggtttaaaccggggataagacagaaaacgctggagtaactcagcgggacaggcagcatctccggagagagggaatgggcgacgtttcgggtcgagaccctttcaccAGACAGAGTCGCAGGGAAGGGAAACTGGAGAAATAGATGGCGAtggagagagacaatagacaataggtgcaggaaggtgccattcggcccttcgagccagcaccgccattcaatgtgatcatggctgatcatccccaatcagtaccccgttcctgccttctccctatatcccctgactccgctatctttaagacccctatctagctctctcttgaaagcatccagggaaccggcctccaccgccctctgaggcagagaattccacagactcaccactgtctgtgtgaaaaagtgtttcctcatctccgttctaaatggctgaccccttattcttaaactgtgtgtggcccctggttctggactcccccaacatcgggaacatgtttcctgcctctagcgtgtccaaacccttaataatgtcatatgtttcaataagatccggcgcaacagtacagttgctgcctgacagcgctggacactacgggtgctgtctgtacggaatttgtactgtgtgtgtgtgtgtctgtctgtctgtctgtctgtctgtctgtgtgtgtgtgtgtgtgtgtgtgtgcgcgcgcgcgcggtgggccgaagggcctgtttccgcaatggatttctctctttaaaaaaataaaagtgcCCTCACCTTGGTGTGCCCGCTGGTCATATGAATGAAGGAAAGGTTGCCTTACAAATGAAAGCCATCTTGCTATTTTAATACAGACCTCCAGGATGAAGACTTTGGCTGTGTGGAATCTCACGTTGGCATGCTGCCAGGCCATGTACTCGTCAACCTTTGCCCGATGATGTAGGTCAGGCGGGTACCAGAATTGAGGGACATCGTACTTAGTCGCCAGGTACTTCAAGATGGCCACACTGCAAACAGAAATCCTCACTcactgccagcatttatttcaagagggcttgtgtacaCAAAAACACAGGGATGTATTGCCGAGGCTCTataagacactagacaataggtgcaggagtaggccattcggcccttcgagccagcaccgccattcaatgtgatcatggctgatcatccccaatcagtaccccgttcctgccttaataataataataataaattttatttaatgggcgcctttcagacatctcaaggacaccttacatagtaatcggaataacatataatcggaatataacaagtaataaagacatcacagagacacaaattaaaaacagaattcaatccaaaaacagaaaatcaaaaacacagtgtgaagagagagcagcggcagccaaagcgcgccagcgttcactctcacttcacggcagccatcttggacacagacctacaggactacaattagacaaaaaaaatcatccccccacaatggatagcactctggaggaaggcacaatgtccagtccccaccccatgttcaccccaaagtcaggcctattgaggccaccgcagttgcctctacggaggcccgatgtccctggccgttctcaccgggtggtcttctccccatatcccctgactccgctatctttaagagccctatctagctctctcttgaacgcatccagagaaccggcctccaccgccctcggaggcagagaataagGCACTGgtaaaggctgcatttggaacattgtgagcaCCATATCCGTGGAaggaaatgatcccaggaatgagtgagttaacctatgatgagcgtttgtcggcactgggcctgtactcgctggagtttagaagaacctcattgaaacgtacagaatagtgaaaggctcggatagagtggatgtgtagagggtgtttccaccagtgggagagtctaggactagaggtcatagcctcagaattaaaggacattcttttccgAAGGCTATGAGGTGAGATTTATTTGGTCGGAGGGTGGAAAATGTGTGGAATTTATTGctgcagaaggccgtggaggccaagtcaatggatattttaatggcagagatagattgttgattagaatggttgtcgggttatggggagaaagcaggataatggggttaggagggagtgatagatctgccatgattgaatggcggagtacacttgatgggcctaatggcctaattctacctatcacctatgaccttatgtccAGTGAAGGAAAGAGAGGTTTCTTACTGCATTTAAACTCGACCCTATTAACAAGACCACAACTACTCCGATGTCCATGTAAATATACCGTGTAATTTTACTTTCGTATCGTGTACAAATcacgggaggaatagatcggggagacGCCCAGAGGAAGGgactcgagaaccagagggcatgggtttaaggtgaagtggcgaaagatttaacagggaacccgaggggtgactttttccacgcaaagggtggtgggtgtatggaaccagttgccagaggaggtagttggggtagGGACCATCgcaacacttaagaaacatttcgacaggtacagggataggactcGGATTGGTGGGACATGGGCcagaagcaggcaggtgggactggtgtagatgggacatgttggccagtgatggggtgagttgggccgaagggcctgtttccacgctggaagaCTTTGTCTTTTATTGAatatatagtttagtttggagacgcagcgtggaaacgaggcccttcggcccaccgactctgtgccgaccagcgatcaacttgtccactaacactatcctacacactagggacaatttgcaatttttttaataccaaagtcaattaacctacaaacctgtggagtgcgggagaaaaccggagcacccggagaaaacccatgcggtcactgggagaacggcacccgtagtcaggattgaacccaggtctctggtgctgtgaggcagcaactctaccgctgccccactgtgtcgCCTCCTTATTCTCACTGCATGTTGTGCCTGTCCTACATTTTCACGTTTCGCTTAGAGTGACCCAGCGTGAAAACAgaccagtccatgccgaccagcgatggcccgttcacactagttccatcttatCCCACATTAGGGGTcatttttacagagggccaattaacctccaaacccgcgcGTCTTCGGGTCGTggtagggaaagatagatcggccgcgattgaacagcagagtagacttgatgggccgaatggcctatctaTCATTTATGAGACCGGCACCCCGAgacccttgcccagagtaaggggggtatcgagaaccagaggacattgatttaaggtgaggggggagaaagatgAAGGGGGAGAAAGACCCACGAGGTCACAagcataacgtgcaaactccgcacagacagcaccccaggtcaagGCTCCATGGAACCGGCAATTGGGAACACCAACGAGACTTGACTTTGactacaaatgaatgaaagatgcaaatggcaactcacctCTCTGTCAGAACAAACCCATTGTCCACAATCACCGGCACTTTCTGCATCGGATTCAGTTTGGTAAACTCCACACTAGTTTGCTCACCTGGTCAAGTTAAACAAAAACATGAAGGTAAattcacagagtcttttgcccagagtaggggaatcgagaaccagagggcttaggtttatggtgagggggggggggggggggtgtgagggtgggacgggacgggactagtgtagctgggacatgttggccggtgtggacaagtttgggccctgtatcactctgtgaccctaagagctcagcgggtcaggcagcatctgtggagacccgAAAAACCGGCCACGGAAGTCAGCTATGGGAGCGGATCTACCTGCTCTGGCCAGGCCGGAGTTCCACAGCCCCggctgcagggggcaaattcgacctgcTGATCGGCCCGATGAAGTCAGAGATCGGATGCCTcactcacaagttatagtagaattaggtccttcggcccatcgagtctactccgccaatcaatcatggatgatctctgaaatcccattctcctcataacccttgacacccgttctaatcaagaatttgtcaaactcggccttaaaaatatccactgacttggcctccacagccctctgtggcaatgaattccacagattcaccaccctctggctaaagaagttcctcctcacctcctttctaaaagagcgccctttaattgtgaggctgtgacctctggtcctagactctcccaccagtggaaacatcctctccacatccactctgtctacgcctcacgtatagtctttctgctgaagaCAGAcgatatgggctgaagggcctatttccatgcagtagatagacataaaaatctggagtaactcagtgggacgggcagcatcttcggtttaaaccagcatctgcagttccttcctacatatttccaTGTTGTCTC is part of the Amblyraja radiata isolate CabotCenter1 chromosome 25, sAmbRad1.1.pri, whole genome shotgun sequence genome and harbors:
- the LOC116987627 gene encoding glutathione S-transferase theta-1-like, which codes for MASRLPLRVYYDLLSQPCRAVLLFLKCTGIPHVEKSVALRNGEQTSVEFTKLNPMQKVPVIVDNGFVLTESVAILKYLATKYDVPQFWYPPDLHHRAKVDEYMAWQHANVRFHTAKVFILEVLIPNMSGQPVDTDKLDKALRELSVTLDKLECMYLKNQPFLCGEEITLGDILAICELMQPLGANRDILKDRPKLVAWKDRVKTFVGQPFDEVHSFVYKLRDKAKL